A part of Prevotella melaninogenica genomic DNA contains:
- a CDS encoding MFS transporter, translated as MKKYYPWVLVALLWFVALLNYMDRQMLSTMQEAMKVDISELNQAEAFGALMAVFLWIYGLVSPFAGIIADRVNRKWLVVGSIFVWSAVTYLMGYAESFEQLYWLRAFMGVSEALYIPAALSLIADWHEGKSRSLAIGIHMTGLYVGQAVGGFGATLAAMFSWHAAFHWFGIVGIIYSIVLLLFLKENPKHGQKTVSQGETSTSKNPFRGLSIVFSTWAFWVILFYFAVPSLPGWATKNWLPTLFANSLNIPMSSAGPMSTITIAVSSFIGVIMGGVVSDRWVQRNLRGRVYTSAIGLALTVPALMFLGFGHSLVSVVGAGLCFGIGYGMFDANNMPILCQFISSKYRSTAYGIMNMTGVFAGAVVTQVLGKWTDGGNLGLGFAILGGIVVLALVLQLSCLKPTTDNME; from the coding sequence ATGAAAAAATATTATCCTTGGGTACTTGTTGCCCTCCTTTGGTTTGTTGCTTTGCTGAATTATATGGATCGACAGATGTTGTCGACGATGCAGGAAGCGATGAAAGTTGATATCTCAGAATTAAATCAAGCAGAAGCTTTTGGTGCATTGATGGCTGTGTTCTTGTGGATTTATGGTCTTGTAAGTCCATTTGCAGGCATTATTGCTGACCGTGTTAACCGTAAGTGGCTTGTTGTAGGTAGTATCTTCGTATGGTCTGCGGTGACCTATCTTATGGGTTATGCTGAGAGTTTCGAACAGCTTTATTGGCTTCGTGCCTTTATGGGTGTCAGCGAAGCTCTTTATATCCCAGCAGCTTTGTCTCTTATTGCCGATTGGCATGAAGGAAAGTCGCGCTCATTGGCGATTGGTATCCACATGACAGGTCTTTATGTTGGTCAGGCTGTTGGTGGCTTTGGCGCAACACTTGCAGCAATGTTTTCATGGCATGCTGCTTTTCATTGGTTTGGTATCGTTGGTATTATTTATTCAATTGTATTACTCTTGTTTTTGAAAGAAAATCCAAAACACGGACAGAAAACGGTTTCACAGGGAGAGACAAGTACAAGCAAAAATCCTTTCCGTGGATTGTCAATTGTCTTCTCTACATGGGCTTTCTGGGTAATACTCTTCTACTTTGCCGTACCAAGTCTTCCCGGTTGGGCAACAAAGAACTGGTTACCAACTCTGTTTGCTAATAGCTTGAATATTCCAATGTCAAGTGCAGGACCAATGTCAACGATAACTATCGCTGTATCATCGTTTATCGGTGTTATCATGGGAGGTGTCGTTTCTGACCGTTGGGTACAACGTAACCTGCGTGGACGTGTATATACCAGTGCTATTGGTCTTGCCCTTACCGTTCCTGCTCTTATGTTCTTGGGTTTTGGTCATAGTCTCGTGTCTGTTGTCGGAGCGGGTTTATGTTTTGGTATTGGCTATGGTATGTTTGATGCTAACAACATGCCAATCCTCTGTCAGTTCATATCATCAAAGTATCGTAGCACAGCATACGGTATCATGAATATGACAGGTGTGTTTGCTGGTGCTGTCGTTACCCAGGTGTTAGGTAAGTGGACTGATGGTGGAAACCTTGGTCTTGGCTTTGCTATCTTGGGAGGTATCGTTGTTTTAGCTTTGGTTTTGCAACTCTCTTGTTTAAAGCCAACAACCGACAATATGGAATAA
- a CDS encoding dihydrodipicolinate synthase family protein translates to MEKIIGLIDAPFTPFYANGDVNLEPIEAYAAMLQKNGLKGVFINGSSGEGYMLTTEERMQLAERWMQVAPEGFKVIVHVGSCCLRESVRLAEHAEKLGAWGIGAMAPPFPKIGRIEELVKYCETIAAAAPSLPFYYYHIPAFNGAFLSMLELLKTVDGRIPNFAGIKYTFESLYEYNQCRLYKDGKFDMLHGQDETILPSLAQGGAKGGIGGTTNYNGRELTGIIEAWNKGDIETAREKQNFSQEVINVICHFRGNIVGGKRIMKLIGFDLGPNRVPFQNMTDEEEARMKKELEEIGFFERCNKF, encoded by the coding sequence ATGGAAAAGATTATCGGATTAATTGACGCACCGTTCACGCCATTTTATGCTAATGGCGATGTCAATCTTGAGCCTATTGAGGCTTACGCTGCTATGTTGCAGAAGAACGGTTTGAAGGGAGTGTTTATCAATGGTTCATCTGGTGAGGGCTATATGCTCACAACAGAAGAGCGTATGCAGTTGGCTGAACGCTGGATGCAGGTAGCACCAGAGGGTTTCAAGGTTATCGTACATGTGGGCAGTTGTTGCTTGCGTGAGAGTGTACGTTTGGCTGAACATGCAGAGAAGCTTGGTGCTTGGGGTATAGGTGCTATGGCTCCTCCTTTCCCAAAGATTGGTCGTATTGAGGAGTTAGTGAAGTATTGTGAGACGATTGCAGCAGCAGCTCCATCGCTTCCATTCTACTATTACCACATTCCTGCTTTCAATGGTGCATTCTTATCAATGCTCGAACTCTTGAAAACTGTTGATGGTCGTATCCCTAACTTCGCAGGTATCAAGTACACCTTCGAGAGTCTTTATGAGTACAACCAGTGCCGTCTTTACAAAGATGGTAAGTTCGATATGCTGCACGGACAGGATGAGACAATCCTTCCAAGTTTGGCTCAAGGTGGTGCAAAGGGTGGTATCGGTGGTACAACCAACTATAATGGTCGTGAACTGACAGGTATTATCGAGGCATGGAACAAGGGCGACATTGAGACCGCACGTGAGAAGCAAAACTTCTCACAAGAGGTTATCAATGTCATTTGCCACTTCCGTGGTAACATCGTTGGTGGTAAGCGTATCATGAAGTTGATAGGCTTTGACCTTGGCCCTAACCGTGTTCCTTTCCAGAATATGACAGATGAAGAAGAGGCTCGCATGAAGAAAGAACTCGAGGAAATCGGTTTCTTTGAGCGTTGCAATAAGTTCTAA
- a CDS encoding cyclically-permuted mutarotase family protein, which yields MTTITLLTGLGANASDADSLMAMRGFPTDEVGIEHGVSACYAGCIDNQIVMAGGCNFPVNTLAPDSKKVYYSGIYATTTDEGNQLDWKLVGHLPEPLAYGVTVTCDNSMIVVGGMNNDGSYGKVYRITLVDGKAQVSILPSMPCSADNMAGALVGRHLYVAGGTMDGKASNRVLRLDLNDLSVGWQDVKPFPGMVRVQPVAGSMGDNQFCLFGGFAPAANGEEAKLAMDGCVYDETTDEWQILEGPKDDKGEPLFVGGGTGINLCKDQLWVMGGVNKDVFLSAVNHPQPDYLSHPIEWYRFNPYTLYYNKDGWEVLYKSPETARAGAALAQTEHGLYVIGGELKPRVRSNKIVKYPKR from the coding sequence ATGACAACGATAACTTTATTGACGGGATTGGGTGCGAATGCTTCTGATGCCGATAGCCTGATGGCGATGCGTGGCTTTCCTACCGATGAAGTAGGAATCGAACATGGCGTTTCTGCTTGTTACGCAGGTTGTATTGATAACCAAATTGTGATGGCTGGTGGTTGTAATTTCCCTGTAAATACATTGGCTCCAGATAGTAAGAAGGTGTATTATAGTGGGATTTATGCTACTACAACCGATGAGGGTAATCAGCTGGATTGGAAGTTGGTTGGTCATTTGCCTGAACCATTGGCTTATGGTGTTACTGTTACTTGCGATAACAGTATGATTGTTGTAGGCGGAATGAATAACGACGGAAGCTACGGAAAAGTTTATCGTATAACCCTTGTTGATGGTAAAGCACAAGTTTCTATTCTTCCTTCTATGCCTTGCTCTGCTGATAATATGGCTGGTGCCTTGGTTGGTAGACATCTTTACGTAGCTGGTGGAACAATGGATGGTAAGGCTTCTAACCGTGTTTTACGCCTTGATTTAAATGATCTCTCAGTAGGTTGGCAGGATGTAAAACCTTTCCCGGGTATGGTACGTGTACAGCCTGTAGCTGGTAGTATGGGTGATAATCAATTCTGTCTTTTCGGTGGATTTGCTCCTGCTGCAAATGGTGAGGAAGCAAAGTTGGCGATGGATGGTTGCGTATATGATGAGACTACTGATGAATGGCAGATACTTGAAGGTCCGAAAGACGATAAGGGTGAGCCGCTGTTTGTAGGAGGTGGTACGGGTATTAACCTATGCAAAGACCAACTTTGGGTAATGGGAGGAGTAAATAAAGATGTATTCCTCTCTGCTGTCAATCATCCTCAACCTGATTACCTGAGTCATCCTATAGAGTGGTATCGCTTTAATCCATACACTTTGTACTATAATAAAGATGGTTGGGAAGTACTCTATAAGAGCCCAGAAACAGCACGTGCAGGTGCAGCTTTGGCACAGACAGAGCATGGCTTGTATGTGATTGGTGGTGAGTTGAAGCCACGTGTACGTAGCAATAAGATTGTGAAGTACCCGAAACGTTAA
- the mnmE gene encoding tRNA uridine-5-carboxymethylaminomethyl(34) synthesis GTPase MnmE: protein MLSTPQSILSGSGEPICSLATQPGGAIGVIRVSGEKAIEITDKVFHGIRGKYLSDAKGNTLHYGEILDKEGKVIDDVLVSVFRAPHSYTGENSTEISCHGSAYILNQVVKALIDAGCRQAQPGEYTQRAYLNGKMDLSQAEAVADLIAASNRATHQVALSQLKGHFSSELSLLREQLLKMTSLLELELDFSDHEELEFADRTELKALAEKIHQRVKTLTDSFETGKALKKGVPVAIVGKTNVGKSTLLNCLLHEEKAIVSNIHGTTRDVIEDTTEIKGVTFRFIDTAGIRHTEDQIEKLGIERAYQKMDEAAIVLWVIDEQPTAEECTEMQRLAKGKHLITIFNKIDSKEAEPRLVNEELHIIYISAKLKQNIKELEEAIYVAADIPEINENSVIITSARHYEALMHADESILRVIEGLDFGLSGDLISEDLRICLHQLADITGGQITPHEVLGNIFKHFCIGK, encoded by the coding sequence ATGTTATCCACTCCCCAATCAATCCTTTCGGGGAGTGGCGAACCAATATGCTCTCTTGCTACTCAGCCCGGTGGAGCCATAGGTGTTATCCGTGTGAGTGGTGAAAAAGCTATAGAAATAACAGATAAAGTCTTTCATGGTATCCGTGGAAAGTATTTGTCAGATGCGAAAGGGAACACTTTGCATTATGGTGAAATCCTTGATAAGGAGGGCAAGGTCATTGATGATGTTCTTGTCAGTGTCTTCCGTGCCCCTCATAGTTATACGGGCGAGAATAGCACTGAGATATCTTGTCATGGTTCTGCTTATATTCTTAATCAAGTAGTTAAGGCACTTATTGATGCAGGTTGCCGTCAAGCTCAGCCCGGAGAATATACGCAGCGGGCTTATTTGAATGGTAAGATGGATCTTAGTCAGGCGGAAGCCGTTGCCGACCTCATAGCTGCTTCTAACCGCGCAACGCATCAAGTGGCACTTAGTCAGCTTAAAGGTCATTTTAGTTCTGAACTTTCACTTTTGCGTGAACAGCTTTTGAAGATGACTTCCTTGTTAGAGTTGGAACTTGACTTCTCTGATCATGAGGAACTTGAGTTTGCTGATAGAACAGAGCTAAAGGCTTTAGCAGAAAAGATTCACCAAAGAGTAAAGACTCTTACTGATTCTTTTGAGACAGGTAAGGCGTTGAAGAAAGGTGTACCAGTAGCCATCGTGGGTAAGACGAATGTGGGTAAGTCAACACTATTGAATTGTCTACTCCATGAAGAGAAAGCCATCGTTTCAAATATTCATGGTACAACTCGTGATGTCATCGAAGATACAACAGAAATCAAAGGCGTTACTTTCCGTTTCATTGATACAGCTGGTATTCGTCATACAGAGGACCAAATTGAGAAGTTAGGGATTGAACGTGCCTATCAGAAGATGGATGAGGCGGCTATTGTCCTGTGGGTTATTGATGAACAACCAACAGCAGAAGAATGTACTGAGATGCAACGTTTGGCAAAGGGAAAGCATTTGATTACAATCTTTAATAAAATAGATAGTAAAGAAGCAGAGCCAAGATTGGTAAATGAAGAATTACATATTATCTATATCTCTGCAAAGTTAAAGCAGAATATCAAGGAATTAGAGGAAGCGATTTATGTAGCAGCAGACATCCCTGAGATAAACGAAAATAGTGTTATCATTACTTCTGCTCGCCACTATGAAGCATTAATGCATGCTGATGAGTCTATCCTTCGAGTGATAGAAGGACTTGATTTCGGACTTAGTGGCGATCTCATTAGTGAAGACTTACGTATTTGTCTTCATCAACTCGCTGATATCACAGGCGGACAGATTACCCCACATGAGGTGCTTGGAAATATCTTTAAGCACTTCTGTATAGGTAAATAA
- a CDS encoding asparaginase, with protein MNRTNKVLLIYTGGTIGMGHNQRTGALEPLDFNHLVENVPEFKLIPTEVDTYQFDPPIDSSDMSPVRWKQLVKVISDRYDEYDGFVVLHGTDTMSYTASVLSFMFENLTKPIILTGSQLPIGQLRTDGKENLMTSLELASAHHLDGTPTVPEVCIYFSGHLLRGNRSTKQNADEFNAFDTFNYPHLCEAGVNFNFNEHNILKPDFTKPMVPHFELDNNVIIFSLFPGIEEHLIHHMFDAPELRSIVMRSYGSGNAPQQPWLMDILRKVSERDVIVVNISQCISGQVEMNRYDTGYQLKDAGVISGYDSTVEAAVTKLMYLQAKYKDTETIRKYMNQSIAGEITIYN; from the coding sequence ATGAACAGAACCAACAAAGTATTGCTCATATACACAGGCGGCACCATTGGTATGGGACATAATCAACGGACAGGCGCATTGGAGCCATTAGACTTCAATCATCTTGTTGAAAACGTTCCCGAGTTCAAACTAATTCCTACAGAAGTTGATACCTATCAATTCGACCCTCCTATCGACTCTTCGGATATGTCACCTGTACGATGGAAGCAGTTGGTAAAAGTCATTTCAGACCGCTATGACGAGTATGATGGTTTTGTTGTTTTACATGGTACAGACACGATGTCTTATACAGCTTCTGTCTTGTCGTTCATGTTTGAGAACCTCACAAAGCCTATTATCCTTACTGGTTCACAGCTTCCTATCGGACAGTTACGTACGGATGGTAAGGAGAACCTTATGACAAGCCTTGAATTGGCATCTGCCCATCACTTAGATGGCACACCAACAGTACCAGAGGTTTGTATCTATTTTAGCGGACATCTCCTACGAGGCAATCGCTCAACAAAGCAGAATGCAGACGAGTTCAATGCGTTTGACACCTTTAATTACCCTCATCTCTGTGAGGCTGGAGTCAACTTCAACTTTAATGAGCATAACATCTTAAAGCCAGACTTTACAAAGCCAATGGTACCACACTTTGAGTTGGATAACAATGTGATTATCTTCTCTCTCTTCCCCGGTATCGAAGAGCATTTGATTCATCACATGTTTGATGCACCAGAGTTGCGAAGTATTGTCATGCGTTCATACGGAAGTGGTAATGCACCACAGCAACCTTGGCTCATGGATATACTCCGTAAGGTTTCAGAGCGTGATGTCATTGTTGTTAATATTAGTCAATGTATCAGCGGACAAGTAGAGATGAACCGTTATGATACGGGTTATCAACTCAAGGATGCTGGCGTAATCAGCGGTTATGACAGTACGGTTGAAGCTGCTGTAACAAAACTAATGTACCTGCAAGCAAAGTATAAGGACACTGAAACCATCCGCAAATACATGAACCAATCAATTGCTGGGGAAATCACTATCTATAATTGA
- a CDS encoding DUF7281 domain-containing protein, with protein MAVSASIQALIAGETVAGSRISNRLLTELIQEGLLQIIIHGSRKSYRANNIEALKRFLIDKDENYRILDVGNSESRSSMASETGNSKLVTIRSCPGFPVNTYESIECRLNNEPFTINPQEGCFFFVSDWRTFTIPDNVTIIGIENMENFRKIRQQRGFFNEYLHKHELSQKVLFVSRYPQSTDLREWLTSIPNPYIHFGDFDLAGIHIFLSEFQKHLGTERTSFLIPEDIPSRLRHGSTKRYNEQYARYKDIKSDRIEIQQLIDLIHYERKGYDQEGYISQQ; from the coding sequence ATGGCAGTAAGTGCATCTATACAAGCATTAATAGCTGGTGAGACCGTTGCAGGCTCAAGGATAAGCAATAGACTACTGACAGAACTTATTCAAGAAGGTCTATTGCAAATCATTATACATGGGTCGAGAAAATCGTATCGTGCCAACAATATCGAAGCATTAAAAAGGTTTCTTATTGATAAAGATGAGAACTATCGGATATTAGATGTCGGAAATTCCGAGTCAAGAAGTTCAATGGCAAGCGAGACAGGAAACTCTAAACTTGTGACTATACGTTCGTGTCCTGGATTCCCAGTGAATACGTATGAGTCGATTGAATGTCGATTGAATAATGAACCATTTACCATCAATCCACAAGAAGGGTGTTTCTTTTTTGTATCTGATTGGAGAACATTTACAATTCCAGACAACGTGACTATCATTGGAATTGAGAATATGGAGAATTTCAGAAAAATACGTCAACAAAGGGGTTTCTTTAATGAGTATCTACATAAACATGAACTTTCACAAAAGGTATTATTCGTCTCACGCTATCCACAATCAACTGATCTTAGAGAATGGTTAACATCTATCCCCAATCCATATATCCACTTTGGTGACTTTGATTTGGCTGGTATCCATATATTCCTGTCTGAGTTTCAGAAGCATTTAGGCACAGAACGCACATCTTTCTTAATCCCAGAAGATATTCCCTCACGCTTAAGACATGGTTCAACAAAGCGTTATAACGAACAATATGCTCGTTATAAGGATATTAAATCAGATAGAATAGAGATCCAACAATTGATAGACCTCATTCATTATGAGCGCAAGGGCTATGACCAAGAAGGTTATATCTCTCAACAATAA
- a CDS encoding nucleoside phosphorylase has protein sequence MEKKYFAPSELIINEDGSIFHLHLKPENLADKVILVGDPGRVALVASHFENVECEVSNREFRAITGTFRGKRITALSTGIGCDNIDIVVNELDALANIDFKTRTENENLRQLTLVRIGTCGGLQPYTPVGTYIASAKSIGFDGLLNFYAGRNQASDLEFEAEFKKQVEWDAQLGNPYVACADKELLDTIAADDMVRGVTIACGGFFGPQGRELRLPLQDPKLNEKIENFSYKDMQVTNFEMESSALAGLSTLMGHKAVTVCMVIANRLAKEANASYKNTIDGLIEKVLERI, from the coding sequence ATGGAGAAGAAATATTTTGCCCCTTCAGAACTAATTATTAATGAAGATGGAAGCATCTTTCACTTGCATTTGAAACCAGAGAACCTTGCAGATAAAGTTATTCTTGTTGGTGACCCAGGTCGTGTAGCACTTGTTGCTTCGCACTTTGAGAATGTAGAGTGTGAGGTTTCTAATCGTGAGTTCCGTGCTATCACAGGTACTTTCCGCGGAAAACGAATCACAGCTTTAAGTACGGGTATTGGATGTGACAACATCGATATTGTTGTAAATGAGCTGGATGCATTGGCAAATATTGATTTCAAAACACGTACAGAGAATGAGAATCTGCGCCAGTTGACACTTGTACGTATCGGTACTTGTGGAGGATTGCAGCCTTACACACCTGTTGGTACTTATATTGCATCAGCCAAAAGTATTGGTTTTGATGGCTTGCTAAATTTCTATGCAGGTCGTAATCAGGCTTCTGACCTTGAGTTTGAAGCAGAGTTTAAGAAACAGGTTGAATGGGATGCGCAGTTGGGTAATCCTTATGTGGCTTGTGCTGACAAGGAGTTGCTTGATACCATCGCAGCTGATGATATGGTACGTGGCGTAACAATCGCTTGTGGAGGCTTCTTTGGACCACAGGGACGTGAGCTTCGTTTACCATTGCAGGACCCTAAGTTGAATGAAAAGATAGAGAACTTCTCTTATAAAGATATGCAGGTTACCAACTTCGAGATGGAGTCTTCTGCTCTTGCTGGTCTTTCAACACTTATGGGGCATAAGGCTGTAACTGTCTGTATGGTTATTGCCAACCGCCTTGCTAAGGAAGCAAATGCAAGCTACAAGAATACTATTGATGGCTTGATAGAGAAGGTGTTGGAGAGAATATAA